The proteins below are encoded in one region of Homo sapiens chromosome 8, GRCh38.p14 Primary Assembly:
- the PHYHIP gene encoding phytanoyl-CoA hydroxylase-interacting protein isoform X1, which translates to MLRFSVFYRNHHKEYFQHARTHCGNMLQPYLKDNSGSHGSPTSGMLHGVFFSCNTEFNTGQPPQDSPYGRWRFQIPAQRLFNPSTNLYFADFYCMYTAYHYAILVLAPKGSLGDRFCRDRLPLLDIACNKFLTCSVEDGELVFRHAQDLILEIIYTEPVDLSLGTLGEISGHQLMSLSTADAKKDPSCKTCNISVGR; encoded by the coding sequence GACCCACTGCGGGAACATGCTGCAGCCTTACCTGAAGGACAACAGTGGCAGCCACGGCTCCCCCACCAGCGGTATGCTCCACGGGGTCTTCTTCAGCTGCAACACGGAGTTCAACACGGGCCAGCCCCCGCAGGACTCCCCCTACGGCCGCTGGCGCTTCCAGATCCCAGCTCAGCGCCTCTTCAATCCCAGCACCAACCTCTACTTTGCGGACTTCTACTGCATGTACACGGCCTACCACTACGCCATCCTGGTGCTGGCGCCCAAAGGCTCCCTGGGGGACCGCTTCTGCCGCGACCGCCTGCCCCTCCTGGACATTGCTTGCAACAAGTTCCTGACCTGCAGCGTGGAGGATGGGGAGCTGGTCTTCCGCCACGCCCAGGACCTCATCCTGGAGATCATCTACACTGAGCCCGTCGACCTGTCCCTGGGCACCCTGGGGGAGATCAGTGGGCACCAGCTCATGAGTCTGTCTACTGCCGATGCCAAGAAGGACCCCAGCTGCAAGACCTGCAACATCAGCGTGGGCCGCTAG